Genomic segment of Mucilaginibacter sabulilitoris:
CTTCGTAGCCGGTAGCGGTTTGGACAAAGCCTCTGCCGGCAATTGACCACAACGTATCTTTTCCAACGACATATATGTTTTCATCTATTGGATTAAAGGTTGCTGTCGACACTCCTTTAACATGAAGCCCGCCTTCGGAACGCCATATGGCATGCTCAGACTCCATCCAAACCGGATTGGCAACAGCTCCGTCCGAGCCTTCTACCGTTTCCCTTGCTATCGTTCCTTTCGCCTCGTCCAGCGGCCAATGAAACCTGATGTGGTTACCTGTATTTAGTTTTACGTTACGTATCTTGAAAGCAGAACAGTCGCTTGCCTTAAATTGAGGTTCCTTGCTGATCCCGAAAATAATGCGGTAGGTATTTTCCGGCTTAAAAGTGGTATTGGGTTGTCTGAAAGAATGTCCGTTAACTAGCAATGTAACCTCTTTCCTTTCGTAATCAAAACGTAGCTGGATACGGTTCCATTGATAAAACAACTGATTGGGGGTAACTTCAAAATCAATATTTGAATAGATATCGCCGATAACAAGTTTAAAATGATTCCTGCTATTTTTATCGGCAACGTCCCTGTTATTATAAACAAGGTCAAAATTCCTGTTTCCGTTCTCAATGATCCGGAATATGTAGCCGAAATAATCCACCTTATTTGGCAGAAAGCTCAATTCAAAGGACATCTCAAAACTTTTACCGGTACGGAAGGAAGAATTCGGGAAAAGATCGAGTGAAGTCCGCTGATCGGTTATGGCTTCGTGACTGTTAAAACCCAGGCCGTAAGACTCCTGCGCAAGGCATTTTTGTCCAGATGCTTGAGCGCATAGCCAGATAAGTAGAAAAATTATCCTTACAACGTAACGATCCATCAATAAGCAGTCAATTCAGGCATGAAGAAATTAGCTGCCATAAGGCTGCTCCATTCGAACATTAGGTTTATTGCTCAAAAGTAATGATTAACAAAGCATATTTCAATGGACAAATGGCTATGATGCCGCAATTACTTTTTAAACATGCTTGAAATCCGCGGAAGAAAATAAAAAATTCAATGTCTGCCCCGCTGTTAATGTTTCCTTAATGACCGGTTAATGTCCCGCGGTTATTTCGGGTTGGAATTTTCTATAAACCAATTTTTAAACCCTACATTATGAGAAGACTTTTATTATTGCTCCTCTTAACGTGTTTTTCCTGTCAATTATTTGCGCAAAGCCGCATTATCAAAGGCAGGGTCACTGACGAGACCGGTCAACCCATGCCCGGAGTGACTGTAACACTAAAGAACACACAACGGCGCGGCGCAACCGCACAGGACGGAACTTATTCCCTGAATGCGGGAACAGAGGCCGGGAACCTGCTAACATTTTCCTTTATCGGATACCAACCTATGGAGGTTGATATTTCCGGAAAAACCACTGTGGATGTTAAAATGGAACCTGTAGCTTCAGGTTTGTCAGAAGTCGTGATCACTGCTCTTAACATTTCGCGGTCGAAAGCATCTTTAGGTGTGTCGCAGCAAAGTGTGAATGTCGACGAAATGACCCAGGCCCGGGCGACAAACATTACCGACCTTTTGGCCGGAAAGGTAGCAGGCTTACAGCTTACCACAAGCGGCCAGCAAACCGGTTCAACGCGATTAGTATTGCGTGGACCGGGTTCTATTTCAGGCGATAATCAACCCTTATGGGTGGTAGATGGCGTACCGATCGACAACTATGACGGGCAAAACGGCAACGGAAATCCGAACCAAATCGATTACGGTAACGGAGCCCAGGTGCTGAACCCTGATGATATCGAAAGTATCGAAGTACTTAAAGGCCCGAATGCCGCCGCACTTTACGGTTCGAGGGCTGCCAACGGGGCGTTACTTGTAACTACAAAAAAAGGTAAAAAAAACGCGGGTGTCGGCATCTCCGTGAATGAAAACTTTATGCAGGGACAGATCCTGCAGTTCCCGGAATTTCAGAACATATATGGGGAGGGGACCAACAGTTCCATTGGTGGTACCCGCAATAACAACGGATTTGGTGTTATCCAGGAGGGTAGTAATCAAAGAAGCTGGGGCGGACCGCTTCTCGGCCAGCCCTACGCAAGTTTTTCTGGCGCCCCGATCACCTATTCACCGCACCCGGATAACATTACTTCATTATATCAAAAAGCCTATACGCTGACGCAGAATTTTTCAATCAGTAACGCCACAGAAACAGCCAACCCAAAAGGCGGGCCGGGATTACTGTCCTCCTACAGATTTTCCTACACACGTACCGATGGCAATGATGTGATGGAGCTTCAGAACCTGCAGACACGAAATAATATTGCCTTCAATGGCAGCAAAGATTTCACTTCTTTTTTAAAGATCGATGCACGCCTTCAATATCAGCGTGCAACAGTCAATAATCGTATAGCCCGGAATGATGATGCCTCTAATCCGATGAATACTTTTTTTTATCTACCACGAAGCGTTGGGCCGGATGATTTTATACCATGGAAAGATGCTGCGGGGAATGAATTTGTTGCTGGAAATATCGGGCTGGAAAATCCTTACTGGCTGATTCATGAAAATGCGAACCGTGACCGCAACAATACCATCATCGGCGGTATCACAGCCACGCTTAAACTCCTTCCAGGGTTGCAGTTCCGTGGGCAGGCTTCTACCAATATGAACTGGGGTGACCGTCAGATCCTGCTGCAGAAGGGAGCGGCCTCCAACGGCAACGGAAAAGACGGCCGTTATACAACCTCCCTGATCAATAACGCCAATTATAATTACGAAGGACTGTTCCTTTATAATAAGCAATTAAAAAACTTTTCACTACTTGGAAATTTAGGCGGCAATATCAGGCTGCTCAATAATAATACGATTACATCACAAATAACT
This window contains:
- a CDS encoding SusC/RagA family TonB-linked outer membrane protein, coding for MRRLLLLLLLTCFSCQLFAQSRIIKGRVTDETGQPMPGVTVTLKNTQRRGATAQDGTYSLNAGTEAGNLLTFSFIGYQPMEVDISGKTTVDVKMEPVASGLSEVVITALNISRSKASLGVSQQSVNVDEMTQARATNITDLLAGKVAGLQLTTSGQQTGSTRLVLRGPGSISGDNQPLWVVDGVPIDNYDGQNGNGNPNQIDYGNGAQVLNPDDIESIEVLKGPNAAALYGSRAANGALLVTTKKGKKNAGVGISVNENFMQGQILQFPEFQNIYGEGTNSSIGGTRNNNGFGVIQEGSNQRSWGGPLLGQPYASFSGAPITYSPHPDNITSLYQKAYTLTQNFSISNATETANPKGGPGLLSSYRFSYTRTDGNDVMELQNLQTRNNIAFNGSKDFTSFLKIDARLQYQRATVNNRIARNDDASNPMNTFFYLPRSVGPDDFIPWKDAAGNEFVAGNIGLENPYWLIHENANRDRNNTIIGGITATLKLLPGLQFRGQASTNMNWGDRQILLQKGAASNGNGKDGRYTTSLINNANYNYEGLFLYNKQLKNFSLLGNLGGNIRLLNNNTITSQITTLLGHSTIDEISLANNGGLVTSTERPLRSKIYSVFGTASIGYKNFVYLDLTGRNDWSSTLPLANGSFFYPSASTSFVFTELFHIPQNILSFGKVRASIATVGNDTSPYNLTSLFGYNGAFNGSPLVSFDQLLKNQDLKPEKSTSIELGTELQFLKNRISLDASVYRKTTTNQILQIGTSTASGYSNRVINAGSVLNKGVEVSLNATAIQNKNFSWRVQTNFALNRNKVISLADGLTQAKIGGVLLTSLYAEVGQPIGVMRGEDNAHDAEGNTIIDPSSGYPYISNLPFTTTGSNQAYLGNYQPKMLTSFGSTFTYKQFDFSFLLNARFGGQIFSGTYWRADINGVTNQTLENRDTYEYSNVILGEAGNPITKNQTSAYGYAYPDGGRSKGTRFEGYYPLVDASGKIVYDANGNLIADKSKPNSQFLQPAAYYARWNHINSLMIFDDSFIKLSQVIIGYTLPKSLLGGTFIKSAHVSLVGRNLWTILQHTPRGIDPESANSSGNAQGFELGGSLPYAFYGADLKFSF